The Achromobacter pestifer genome includes a region encoding these proteins:
- a CDS encoding c-type cytochrome: protein MTPRSLPTALMLGALYAASAGAQGAPDGKQISTQGANGAPACITCHGARGEGNPAAGFPQLAGMGSAYLDEQLEAMANGSRVSPVMAATAKALDPAQRKAVAQYYASLPSALDTDKLAATAMHPAQPADTGAWLATRGAWDKNVPACNQCHGPGGIGVGANFPALAGQPAAYIAGQLRAWQQGQRPPGPLGLMPAVATRLSSAEIDAVSAYYAGLPKAADQLAAQANTAAGAQK from the coding sequence ATGACCCCACGGTCCCTACCCACCGCGCTGATGCTGGGCGCGCTGTACGCCGCCTCGGCCGGGGCGCAAGGCGCGCCCGACGGCAAGCAGATCAGCACCCAGGGCGCCAACGGCGCGCCCGCCTGTATCACCTGCCACGGCGCCCGTGGCGAAGGCAACCCGGCCGCCGGCTTTCCGCAGCTGGCCGGCATGGGCAGCGCCTATCTGGACGAACAGCTCGAAGCCATGGCCAACGGCTCGCGCGTCAGCCCGGTGATGGCCGCCACCGCCAAGGCGCTGGACCCGGCGCAACGCAAGGCCGTGGCGCAGTACTACGCGTCGCTGCCTTCCGCGCTGGATACCGACAAGCTCGCCGCCACCGCCATGCATCCGGCCCAGCCCGCCGACACCGGCGCCTGGCTGGCCACCCGTGGCGCCTGGGACAAGAACGTGCCCGCCTGCAACCAATGCCACGGCCCAGGCGGCATCGGCGTCGGCGCGAATTTCCCCGCCTTGGCCGGGCAGCCCGCCGCCTACATCGCAGGCCAGCTGCGCGCCTGGCAGCAAGGGCAGCGCCCGCCGGGCCCGCTGGGCCTGATGCCGGCCGTCGCCACCCGCCTCTCCAGCGCCGAGATCGACGCCGTGTCCGCCTATTACGCAGGCCTGCCCAAGGCCGCCGACCAGCTTGCCGCGCAAGCCAACACCGCCGCGGGAGCCCAGAAATGA
- a CDS encoding AMP nucleosidase, with translation MMNAVHPLSSMSRPEALPFEPFQDAVAAVERLIEIYARNTAFLRAAFREVLKGSTNGRERARAYYPAIRIVVETYDPIDTRLSYGHVAEPGIYQTTITQPALFRDYLIEQVSQLLQNHRVAVEVGESDSPIPLHFAFPEGAYVEGEHLEALKRPLRDLFDVPDLAVTDDAIVNGSWRGKEGEPKPLAPFTAQRVDYSLHRLQHYTSTAPAHFQNFVLFTNYQFYVDEFCARARALMASGNEDYEMLVEPGNRITRRGESGPGDEDQAIRLPQMPAYHLVRGDHSGITLVNIGVGPSNAKTITDHIAVLRPHAWLMLGHCAGLRDSQRLGDYVLAHGYVREDHVLDADLPTWVPVPALAEVQVALEQAVEEVAGLSGWDLKRIMRTGTVATIDNRNWELRDHLELVERFAQSRAIALDMESATIAANGFRFRVPYGTLLCVSDKPLHGELKLPGMASAFYRRQVNQHLEIGIRALERLRDMPPERLHSRKLRTFMETAFQ, from the coding sequence ATGATGAACGCAGTGCACCCTTTATCTTCCATGAGCCGGCCAGAGGCCTTGCCCTTCGAGCCGTTCCAGGATGCGGTGGCGGCGGTGGAGCGCCTGATTGAAATCTATGCGCGCAACACCGCCTTCCTGCGCGCCGCCTTCCGTGAAGTGCTGAAGGGCTCGACCAACGGCCGCGAGCGCGCCCGCGCCTATTACCCGGCGATCCGCATCGTGGTGGAAACCTACGATCCGATCGATACGCGGCTGTCATACGGCCACGTGGCCGAGCCGGGCATTTACCAGACCACCATCACCCAGCCCGCGCTGTTTCGCGACTACCTGATAGAACAGGTCAGCCAGCTGCTGCAGAATCACCGCGTGGCGGTGGAAGTCGGCGAGTCCGATTCGCCCATTCCGCTGCATTTCGCCTTCCCCGAGGGCGCCTACGTCGAGGGCGAGCATCTGGAGGCGCTCAAGCGTCCCTTGCGCGACTTGTTCGATGTGCCCGATCTGGCGGTGACGGACGACGCCATCGTCAACGGCTCCTGGCGCGGCAAGGAGGGCGAGCCCAAGCCGCTGGCGCCTTTCACGGCCCAGCGCGTGGACTATTCGCTGCACCGCTTGCAGCACTACACCTCGACCGCGCCGGCGCATTTCCAGAACTTCGTGCTGTTCACCAACTACCAGTTCTACGTGGACGAGTTCTGCGCCCGCGCCCGCGCGCTGATGGCCAGCGGCAACGAAGACTACGAAATGCTGGTGGAACCGGGCAACCGCATCACGCGCCGTGGCGAAAGCGGCCCGGGCGACGAGGACCAGGCGATCCGCCTGCCGCAGATGCCGGCCTACCACCTGGTGCGCGGCGACCATTCCGGCATCACGCTGGTGAACATTGGCGTGGGTCCGTCCAATGCCAAGACCATTACCGACCACATCGCCGTGCTGCGCCCGCATGCCTGGCTGATGCTGGGCCACTGCGCCGGCCTGCGCGATTCGCAGCGTCTGGGCGACTACGTGCTGGCGCACGGCTATGTGCGCGAGGACCACGTGCTTGATGCCGACCTGCCGACCTGGGTGCCGGTGCCGGCGCTGGCCGAGGTGCAGGTGGCGCTGGAGCAGGCGGTCGAAGAAGTGGCGGGGCTGTCGGGCTGGGACCTCAAACGCATCATGCGCACGGGCACGGTCGCCACCATCGACAACCGCAACTGGGAACTGCGCGACCACCTGGAGCTGGTGGAGCGTTTTGCGCAGTCCCGCGCGATTGCGCTGGACATGGAGTCGGCCACCATCGCGGCCAACGGCTTCCGTTTCCGCGTGCCGTACGGCACCTTGCTGTGCGTGTCGGACAAGCCCTTGCATGGCGAACTGAAGCTGCCCGGCATGGCCAGCGCCTTCTATCGCCGCCAGGTGAACCAGCATCTGGAAATCGGCATCCGCGCCCTGGAGCGGCTGCGCGACATGCCGCCCGAACGCCTGCATTCGCGCAAGCTGCGCACCTTCATGGAAACGGCGTTCCAATAG
- a CDS encoding C40 family peptidase, which translates to MTPPTRKARIAQLRIPVFLSAPIIALTLSWIPDAAQASVRLEPARPSLTGLRLAQEPTVPTLRDRVVQAGLEAIGTPYSWGGDDAEGFDCSGLVLHVFREIAGLELPRTARAQRTAGESVSNKQELRPGDLVFFATRGRGVTSHVGIYIGQNKFVHAPRRGTKVRVDEMKNPYWTKRYVGARRYLDMQPGQMLAQASPR; encoded by the coding sequence ATGACGCCGCCCACGCGAAAAGCCCGAATTGCCCAGCTACGCATTCCCGTATTCCTGTCAGCGCCCATCATCGCCCTGACCCTTTCCTGGATTCCCGACGCCGCCCAGGCGTCCGTCCGCCTCGAGCCGGCCCGTCCCTCGCTCACCGGCCTGCGCCTGGCGCAGGAACCCACCGTCCCCACCCTGCGCGACCGCGTCGTGCAAGCCGGCCTGGAGGCCATCGGCACCCCCTATAGCTGGGGCGGCGACGACGCCGAAGGTTTCGATTGCAGCGGACTGGTCCTGCATGTCTTCCGCGAGATCGCCGGCCTGGAATTGCCGCGCACGGCCCGCGCCCAGCGCACCGCCGGCGAATCCGTCTCCAACAAGCAGGAACTGCGCCCCGGCGACCTGGTGTTCTTCGCCACGCGCGGCCGCGGCGTGACCTCGCACGTCGGCATCTACATCGGCCAGAACAAGTTTGTCCACGCCCCGCGCCGCGGCACCAAGGTGCGTGTGGATGAAATGAAGAATCCGTACTGGACCAAGCGCTACGTCGGCGCCCGGCGCTATCTGGATATGCAACCAGGCCAGATGCTGGCCCAGGCTTCCCCGCGCTGA
- a CDS encoding amino acid permease: MRRTLSARHLTMIAVGGSIGTGLFVASGATIARAGPGGALLGYVLIGIMVYFLMTSLGELAAAMPVSGSFSTYGARYVEDGFGFALGWNYWYNWAVTVAVDLVAAQLVMAYWFPDVPGFYWSALFLAITFGLNAMSARGFGEAEFWFALIKVIAVLAFVAMGVMMLLGIIRGGETGGLTNWTVGDAPFSGGFAALIGVAMVVGFSFQGTELIGIAAGESKDPARNLPRAVRQVFWRILLFYVAAILVIGLLIPYTDPHLLRNDVEDISVSPFALIFERAGLLGAASVMNAVVLTSVLSAGNSGMYAATRMLYSLARDGKAPRIFGRISRNGVPLWALLATTVVAALCFFTFIFSPNAVYIWLLNTSGMTGFIAWLGIAISHYRFRRGYVKQGHNLADLPYVSPFFPFGPIFAFVLCLIITLGQNYQAFLQDKIDWGGVVATYIGIPLFLLIWAGYRLARGSRFVNYRDMRFPDARARSAYLDSALRGEPAAGEAR; this comes from the coding sequence CTGCGCCGCACGCTGTCCGCGCGCCACCTGACCATGATTGCGGTGGGCGGGTCCATCGGCACCGGCCTGTTCGTGGCCTCCGGCGCAACGATCGCCCGGGCCGGCCCCGGCGGGGCGCTGCTGGGCTATGTGCTGATTGGCATCATGGTCTATTTCCTGATGACCAGCCTGGGCGAACTGGCCGCCGCCATGCCGGTTTCCGGATCCTTCTCCACCTACGGCGCGCGCTATGTCGAGGACGGCTTCGGCTTCGCCCTGGGCTGGAACTATTGGTACAACTGGGCGGTCACCGTGGCGGTGGACCTGGTGGCGGCGCAGCTGGTCATGGCCTATTGGTTTCCTGATGTGCCGGGCTTCTATTGGAGCGCCTTGTTCCTGGCGATCACGTTCGGTCTGAATGCCATGTCGGCGCGCGGCTTCGGCGAGGCGGAATTCTGGTTCGCGCTGATCAAGGTCATCGCCGTGCTGGCGTTCGTGGCCATGGGCGTGATGATGCTGCTGGGCATCATCCGCGGCGGCGAAACCGGCGGCCTGACCAACTGGACGGTGGGCGACGCGCCGTTCTCGGGCGGCTTTGCGGCGCTGATCGGCGTGGCCATGGTGGTGGGCTTTTCGTTCCAGGGCACCGAGCTGATCGGCATCGCCGCCGGCGAATCCAAGGACCCGGCGCGCAACCTGCCGCGCGCGGTGCGCCAGGTGTTCTGGCGCATCCTGCTGTTCTACGTGGCGGCCATCCTGGTCATCGGCCTGCTGATTCCGTATACCGATCCGCATCTGCTGCGTAACGACGTCGAGGACATCAGCGTCAGCCCCTTCGCCCTGATTTTCGAGCGGGCCGGTCTCTTGGGAGCGGCTTCGGTCATGAACGCGGTCGTGCTGACGTCGGTATTGTCGGCAGGCAACTCGGGCATGTACGCAGCCACGCGCATGCTCTACAGCCTGGCGCGCGACGGCAAGGCACCGCGCATTTTCGGCCGGATCTCGCGCAACGGCGTGCCGCTGTGGGCGCTGCTGGCAACCACGGTCGTGGCGGCGTTGTGCTTCTTCACCTTCATCTTCAGCCCCAATGCCGTCTACATCTGGCTGCTGAATACCTCCGGCATGACGGGCTTCATCGCCTGGCTGGGCATCGCCATCAGCCATTACCGTTTCCGCCGCGGCTACGTGAAGCAGGGCCACAACCTGGCCGATCTGCCCTACGTGTCGCCGTTCTTCCCGTTCGGGCCGATCTTCGCTTTCGTGCTGTGCCTGATCATCACCCTGGGCCAGAACTACCAGGCGTTCCTGCAGGACAAGATCGATTGGGGCGGGGTGGTCGCGACCTATATCGGCATTCCGCTGTTCCTGCTGATCTGGGCCGGCTACAGGCTGGCGCGCGGCTCGCGCTTCGTGAACTATCGCGACATGCGTTTCCCCGATGCGCGGGCGCGCAGCGCGTATCTGGATTCAGCGCTGCGGGGGGAGCCTGCGGCGGGCGAGGCGCGCTGA
- a CDS encoding SDR family oxidoreductase, with protein sequence MQANEIEHPRVALVTGAGTGIGRAVALEFLAQGYRVVLAGRRREPLEATRTAAGEDGVRALVVPTDVSDEQAVRELFDAAQREYGRLDVLFNNAGRGAPAMPIEELPVSVWRDVVDTNLTGMFLCAQAAIRVMKAQNPRGGRIINNGSISAHAPRPFSIAYTATKHAVSGLTKSISLDCRPYNIACGQIDIGNAATDMTERMAAGILQADGSTKVEPRMDVAHVAQAVAAMARLPLEANVQFMTIMATNMPFVGRG encoded by the coding sequence ATGCAAGCGAACGAGATCGAACATCCGCGCGTGGCGCTGGTCACCGGCGCCGGTACCGGCATAGGCCGCGCGGTGGCGCTGGAATTCCTGGCGCAAGGCTATCGGGTCGTGCTGGCCGGCCGCCGCCGCGAACCGCTGGAAGCGACCCGCACCGCGGCGGGCGAGGACGGCGTGAGGGCGCTGGTGGTGCCCACGGATGTGTCGGACGAGCAGGCCGTGCGCGAACTCTTCGATGCGGCGCAGCGTGAATATGGCCGGCTGGACGTGTTGTTCAACAATGCCGGACGCGGCGCGCCGGCCATGCCGATCGAGGAGTTGCCCGTATCGGTGTGGCGCGACGTGGTCGACACCAACCTGACCGGCATGTTCCTGTGCGCGCAGGCTGCGATCCGCGTGATGAAGGCGCAGAATCCGCGCGGCGGGCGCATCATCAACAACGGTTCGATCTCGGCGCATGCGCCGCGCCCGTTCTCCATCGCCTACACCGCGACCAAGCATGCGGTGTCCGGGCTGACGAAGTCGATTTCGCTGGATTGCCGGCCCTACAACATCGCTTGCGGGCAGATCGACATCGGCAATGCCGCCACCGATATGACCGAGCGCATGGCCGCGGGCATCCTGCAGGCCGACGGCAGCACCAAGGTCGAGCCGCGCATGGATGTGGCGCACGTGGCGCAGGCGGTTGCCGCCATGGCGCGCCTGCCGCTGGAGGCCAACGTGCAGTTCATGACCATCATGGCGACCAACATGCCCTTCGTGGGCCGGGGCTGA